A portion of the Streptomyces sp. NBC_00376 genome contains these proteins:
- a CDS encoding amidohydrolase family protein codes for MPRERYTVISADCHAGADLLDYRPYLESKHHDDFDAWAAAYVNPYEDLVADTADRNWNSQRRLAELEADGIVAEVVFPNTIPPFFPSASLMAPAPSRQEYEQRWAGLRAHNRWLADFCAQAPGRRAGVAQILLNDPAEAVREVRRTKEAGLTGGILLPGAPPGSGVPELYSQAYDPLWAVCEELDVPVNHHGGSASPPLGDEPAARAVFMVETTWFSHRALWHLIFGGAFRRHPGLKLVLTEQGSGWIPGVVGMLDYYHGRLVAAATRATTAESRFGAGLAASMGASPSEVWRDNCYVGASFMRPHEVPLRDRIGLDKIMWGSDYPHDEGTAPYTREALRIAYAGVEPEEVAAMTGGNAARVYGFDLAALDRIAAEVGPTVEEIAEPLKEVPAGATSPAFAPGGSVRVW; via the coding sequence ATGCCCCGCGAGCGCTACACCGTCATCTCCGCCGACTGCCATGCCGGCGCCGATCTCCTGGACTACCGGCCCTACCTGGAGTCGAAGCACCACGACGACTTCGACGCCTGGGCGGCGGCCTACGTCAATCCGTACGAGGACTTGGTCGCCGACACCGCCGACCGCAACTGGAACTCGCAGCGCCGCCTCGCCGAACTGGAGGCGGACGGCATCGTCGCGGAGGTCGTCTTCCCCAACACCATCCCGCCCTTCTTCCCCTCCGCCTCCCTGATGGCGCCCGCGCCCTCCCGGCAGGAGTACGAACAGCGCTGGGCCGGCCTGCGCGCCCACAACCGCTGGCTCGCCGACTTCTGCGCGCAGGCACCGGGCCGGCGCGCGGGCGTGGCACAGATCCTCCTCAACGACCCGGCCGAAGCGGTCCGCGAGGTCCGCCGAACCAAGGAGGCGGGCCTCACCGGCGGCATCCTGCTGCCCGGCGCACCGCCCGGCTCGGGCGTCCCGGAGCTGTACTCGCAGGCGTACGACCCGCTGTGGGCGGTCTGCGAGGAGCTGGACGTACCGGTGAACCACCACGGCGGCTCGGCCTCCCCGCCGCTCGGCGACGAACCGGCGGCCCGCGCCGTCTTCATGGTGGAGACGACCTGGTTCTCCCACCGGGCGCTGTGGCACCTGATCTTCGGCGGGGCCTTCCGCCGCCACCCCGGACTGAAACTGGTCCTCACCGAACAGGGCTCCGGCTGGATCCCGGGCGTCGTCGGGATGCTCGACTACTACCACGGCCGCCTGGTCGCGGCGGCGACCCGGGCGACCACAGCCGAATCCAGGTTCGGTGCGGGGCTGGCCGCCTCGATGGGAGCGAGCCCCAGCGAGGTCTGGCGCGACAACTGCTACGTGGGCGCCAGCTTCATGCGCCCCCACGAGGTGCCGCTGCGCGACCGGATCGGCCTCGACAAGATCATGTGGGGCAGCGACTACCCGCACGACGAGGGCACCGCCCCGTACACACGGGAGGCCCTGCGGATCGCGTACGCGGGCGTGGAGCCCGAGGAGGTCGCTGCGATGACCGGCGGCAACGCGGCCCGCGTCTACGGCTTCGACCTGGCGGCGCTCGACCGCATCGCGGCCGAGGTCGGCCCGACGGTCGAGGAGATCGCCGAACCACTGAAGGAGGTTCCGGCCGGCGCGACCAGCCCCGCCTTCGCCCCGGGCGGGTCGGTACGCGTCTGGTGA
- a CDS encoding HD domain-containing protein, with amino-acid sequence MGNSRQALLIAVPQYELSDHFPDLTQAVQRDVELMDAALRSSGYSVETLGLSSDRPALRSRIVSAISRVCCTAPEDGTVLIHFTGHGLSVDGADYLVPSEAQLNWSTDPPHVDADSLIGLDLTTLLKGCKAGTVLLSIDACRDAQQPDGVGSFGGPATNFPSWRDRVAVVFGCAAGQTCGSDELQGSHFTRALADALASDTSPRTVSDVISHTVRRTAEFARTAQHEQRPTVHYAPSGPAAIAGTELCTGKTLQEEWSVAIRDPELWAAVQCGEDRRSELQKALERLALECARLRAQSLTEIPDPWADDGYPVRVLASGLRALLAPSVTLGGPLLDPSELAVLLAAPFVREAVYAMGVKEAAAASPYQLEPAVSELGCGEARIDLEHTFAAHPLIWRKGRELASRGAKEEAGAVAAWLMHRHVAGREELWDTYAPGLLAPLASALLGTGEASARSAELMDGLMRVCRQTAVVPAQPYAGEREPAEGPQGPEQVVPRTGPAERWRPRELSWLIGLAGLLGGDLRDMPGVLVDNVGVTDGLVPAQAVAGVQELRWSRDRLGASVDLDLPCPHPAVHAALETLTGWADDAVQHIKQHLSPGEAGGPLTHLPERVTCHKLRPAGRGDAYGLPLMRFSLAEDEMRELLMGSQLYGDRALALRELYQNALDACRYRSARVRYGELKGGIRQGWDGEIVFRQGVDDDGRPYVECEDNGVGMGQAALRSTFSRAGRRFEQSREYRREQARWRAVDKDLRLYPNSRFGIGVFSYFMLADEISIWTRVTDEFGRPESGRGLRVDIASSGSLFRIKESDAAQPGGGTRVRLYLNSDAIDVADELAKRVWLCDYTMRVERSGAVVKEWEKDVLYYDGDSASPVRADRNVWWVPGPGCLLVDGIWTPTGKRDAEAARSFSARLVIGDEPMYGCVVDLRETHSPDLDTSRTRILEFDKDWVSRHVRELAEHMDLPPWFSVEWLWNFAHAHRGGAQLLVNRLLEADAVVASTTSWDRGAGVSLRGVGCLPVDVVLHTGTKPRDGRHGTLGSAPPGLVAWRVAALRSVRIPVDDEFANVPAPESLAGYPQPLPWESGMAAGDYGSRIYLEEAVVPRPGDRPTTFAGLLHRLRRYAIAGVRVPVLPDLDAAYAMELDAVDCELLTDSRLFSKSSIRTWTSNTEDAEPERAPVLSVLNDFSLRAGLPWREALARAERFSAAGFPLEPLGLDLGTVPADADAVATKREIQVLRLHPEFAGDERPLRLDEPPSAEEYEQVIRRYGWLGMSADAEMAEFEGSFDVMRMFADVEAAFEYRHWQKHGPSPRFWALAAARTSTTVGEVYERFAPWFESKELSLPDLDGLKDRSFTKLESALVAEPTLSVERYGWYKGREWASPHLAPLAEIAVNVRRSLADTTDIVGALTSLAESGLVDAAAPGLVDRWLTAPPDGMGLLMPWTWDLTWLKDMSGPTRLDSAYAVLAAAARALPLGAVYARLAEMAPLLGVETEMLPLPDDLAEARVSVADVEASCEWTPEGVRWLPGPDVAKLVQHARSREGTLGDSVRELSRFAVLGSPWKPQDDMAAAEWAKWRPTQHDTAMFLDDLAGDRPVGPVDLLRVAARFGWPMGRAWDRLALYRPFGVELLVERTEFSGIPLWQDLILLTEEYTGRAPALGGRVSGERIAVSARELEWTTAAVVERLKLYAGVFGLEVPDTYPDAPAPTPPAEPYRAAANERSTGCPRPTI; translated from the coding sequence GTGGGGAACAGCAGGCAGGCACTGCTCATCGCTGTGCCGCAGTACGAACTGAGCGACCATTTCCCGGACTTGACCCAAGCAGTGCAGCGGGACGTCGAGCTGATGGATGCCGCGCTGCGTTCGTCCGGATACAGCGTCGAGACACTGGGGCTCTCCTCGGACCGGCCGGCTCTGCGGTCCCGGATCGTCAGCGCCATCAGCCGGGTCTGCTGCACGGCACCGGAGGACGGCACGGTACTGATCCACTTCACCGGCCATGGACTGTCCGTCGACGGCGCCGACTACCTCGTGCCCTCGGAGGCACAGCTCAACTGGTCGACCGATCCGCCGCACGTCGACGCCGACAGCCTGATCGGCCTCGATCTGACGACGCTGCTCAAGGGCTGCAAGGCGGGCACGGTCCTGCTCAGCATCGACGCCTGCCGAGACGCGCAACAACCCGACGGTGTGGGCTCCTTCGGCGGGCCCGCGACCAACTTTCCGTCGTGGCGGGACCGGGTGGCCGTCGTCTTCGGCTGCGCGGCGGGCCAGACCTGTGGTTCGGACGAACTCCAGGGCAGCCACTTCACCAGGGCGCTCGCGGACGCCCTGGCCTCGGACACGTCCCCGCGGACCGTCAGCGACGTCATCTCCCACACCGTCCGCAGAACCGCGGAGTTCGCCCGGACCGCCCAGCACGAGCAACGGCCCACCGTGCACTACGCACCGAGCGGCCCCGCGGCGATTGCCGGCACCGAACTCTGCACCGGGAAGACACTTCAGGAGGAGTGGTCCGTCGCGATCCGGGACCCCGAGCTCTGGGCGGCCGTCCAGTGCGGTGAGGACCGCAGAAGCGAACTGCAGAAGGCCCTGGAGCGGCTGGCCCTGGAGTGCGCCAGGCTGCGGGCGCAGTCACTGACCGAGATCCCCGACCCCTGGGCCGACGACGGCTATCCGGTACGGGTACTGGCGAGCGGACTGCGGGCGCTGCTGGCCCCGTCGGTGACCCTCGGCGGTCCGCTGCTGGACCCGTCCGAGCTGGCCGTGCTCCTGGCCGCGCCGTTCGTCCGCGAGGCCGTCTACGCGATGGGCGTCAAGGAGGCGGCGGCCGCCAGTCCGTACCAGCTCGAACCGGCGGTGAGTGAGCTGGGGTGCGGCGAGGCCCGGATCGACCTCGAACACACCTTCGCCGCGCATCCGCTGATCTGGCGGAAGGGGCGCGAACTGGCGAGCCGGGGCGCGAAGGAGGAGGCGGGGGCCGTCGCCGCCTGGCTGATGCACCGCCATGTCGCGGGGCGCGAAGAGCTCTGGGACACCTACGCGCCGGGCCTGCTCGCCCCGCTCGCCTCCGCCCTGCTCGGCACCGGTGAGGCGTCCGCCCGGTCCGCGGAGCTCATGGACGGGCTGATGCGGGTCTGCCGCCAGACCGCCGTGGTGCCGGCGCAGCCGTACGCCGGGGAACGCGAACCCGCCGAGGGGCCGCAGGGCCCGGAACAAGTCGTCCCGCGAACCGGCCCTGCCGAACGGTGGCGACCGCGTGAACTGTCCTGGCTGATCGGCCTCGCGGGTCTCCTCGGCGGAGACCTCCGCGACATGCCGGGCGTCCTGGTGGACAACGTCGGCGTCACGGACGGCCTCGTCCCCGCCCAGGCGGTCGCAGGCGTCCAGGAACTGCGCTGGTCCAGAGACCGCCTCGGGGCCTCGGTCGACCTGGACCTGCCGTGCCCGCACCCCGCGGTGCACGCCGCACTGGAGACGCTGACGGGCTGGGCCGACGACGCCGTGCAGCACATCAAGCAGCACCTCTCGCCGGGCGAGGCCGGAGGACCGCTCACCCATCTTCCCGAACGCGTGACCTGCCACAAACTGCGCCCCGCCGGCCGTGGCGACGCCTACGGACTGCCGCTCATGCGCTTCAGCCTCGCCGAGGACGAGATGCGTGAACTCCTCATGGGGTCCCAGCTGTACGGCGACCGGGCCCTGGCCCTGCGCGAGCTCTACCAGAACGCCCTCGACGCCTGCCGCTACCGCAGCGCACGGGTGCGCTACGGCGAGCTGAAGGGGGGCATCCGGCAGGGCTGGGACGGCGAGATCGTATTCCGGCAAGGTGTCGACGACGACGGCCGCCCGTACGTGGAGTGCGAGGACAACGGCGTGGGAATGGGCCAGGCCGCGCTGCGGAGCACCTTCTCGCGTGCGGGCCGCCGGTTCGAGCAGTCCAGGGAGTACCGGAGGGAACAGGCCCGCTGGCGCGCGGTCGACAAGGACCTCCGGCTCTATCCGAACAGCCGCTTCGGCATCGGTGTGTTCAGCTACTTCATGCTGGCCGACGAGATCAGCATCTGGACCCGGGTGACGGACGAGTTCGGCCGCCCGGAATCCGGGCGCGGGCTGCGGGTGGACATCGCGTCGAGCGGAAGCCTCTTCCGTATCAAGGAGAGCGACGCCGCCCAGCCGGGAGGCGGGACCCGGGTGCGGCTCTATCTCAACAGCGATGCGATCGACGTGGCGGACGAACTGGCCAAGCGGGTATGGCTCTGCGACTACACCATGCGGGTGGAGCGGAGCGGCGCCGTGGTCAAGGAGTGGGAGAAGGACGTCCTCTACTACGACGGGGACAGCGCGAGCCCGGTCCGGGCCGACCGGAACGTGTGGTGGGTGCCCGGCCCGGGCTGTCTGCTCGTCGACGGGATCTGGACGCCGACGGGCAAGCGCGACGCGGAGGCGGCCAGGTCGTTCAGCGCGCGTCTCGTGATCGGGGACGAACCGATGTACGGGTGCGTGGTCGACCTCAGGGAGACGCACTCCCCGGACCTGGACACCAGCAGAACGAGAATTCTCGAGTTCGACAAGGACTGGGTGTCGCGGCATGTCCGTGAACTCGCCGAGCACATGGACCTCCCGCCCTGGTTCAGTGTGGAGTGGTTGTGGAACTTCGCGCACGCCCATCGAGGCGGCGCGCAACTGCTCGTCAACAGGCTCCTCGAAGCGGACGCCGTGGTGGCCAGTACGACCAGCTGGGACCGGGGCGCGGGGGTGTCTCTGCGCGGGGTCGGCTGCCTTCCGGTGGACGTTGTGCTGCATACGGGCACGAAGCCCCGGGACGGTCGGCACGGCACCCTCGGATCGGCACCGCCCGGGCTGGTGGCATGGCGGGTGGCCGCCCTGCGTTCCGTCCGCATCCCCGTGGACGACGAATTCGCGAACGTGCCGGCGCCGGAATCGCTGGCGGGATACCCGCAGCCGTTGCCGTGGGAGAGCGGGATGGCCGCTGGGGACTACGGCAGCCGCATCTACCTCGAAGAGGCCGTGGTGCCGCGGCCCGGGGACCGGCCCACGACCTTTGCCGGACTGCTCCACAGGCTGCGCAGATACGCCATCGCCGGCGTCCGCGTTCCCGTCCTTCCCGACCTCGATGCCGCGTATGCGATGGAACTCGATGCCGTGGACTGCGAGTTGCTCACGGACAGCCGACTGTTCAGCAAGTCGTCGATCAGGACGTGGACGAGCAACACCGAGGACGCGGAGCCGGAGCGCGCCCCTGTGCTGTCCGTACTGAATGACTTCTCTCTGCGGGCGGGGCTCCCTTGGCGGGAAGCGCTGGCGCGGGCCGAACGGTTCAGCGCCGCCGGATTTCCACTGGAGCCGCTGGGCCTGGATCTCGGCACCGTTCCGGCGGACGCCGACGCGGTCGCGACGAAGCGGGAGATCCAGGTGCTGCGCCTGCACCCCGAATTCGCCGGGGACGAACGCCCGCTCCGGCTCGACGAACCGCCCTCCGCAGAGGAGTACGAGCAGGTGATCCGCCGGTACGGGTGGCTCGGGATGTCCGCGGACGCAGAGATGGCCGAGTTCGAGGGCAGCTTCGACGTCATGCGGATGTTCGCAGACGTGGAAGCCGCGTTCGAGTACAGGCACTGGCAGAAGCACGGCCCGTCCCCGCGATTCTGGGCACTGGCCGCTGCCAGGACATCGACGACGGTGGGGGAGGTCTACGAGCGCTTCGCTCCGTGGTTCGAGTCGAAGGAACTGAGCCTTCCCGATCTGGACGGTCTGAAGGACAGGAGCTTCACCAAACTCGAGTCCGCGCTGGTGGCGGAGCCCACCCTGTCCGTCGAAAGGTACGGATGGTACAAGGGGCGTGAATGGGCGTCACCTCATCTGGCGCCGCTCGCCGAGATCGCCGTCAATGTGCGCAGGTCCCTGGCGGATACCACCGATATCGTCGGGGCGCTGACCAGCCTTGCGGAATCCGGTCTGGTGGACGCGGCTGCCCCGGGGCTCGTCGACCGCTGGCTGACCGCTCCGCCCGACGGCATGGGTCTCCTCATGCCATGGACGTGGGATCTGACGTGGCTGAAAGACATGAGCGGCCCGACCCGCCTGGATTCGGCGTACGCCGTGCTGGCGGCCGCCGCGCGCGCTCTGCCGCTCGGAGCGGTGTATGCCAGACTCGCCGAGATGGCCCCGTTGCTGGGTGTGGAAACGGAGATGTTGCCCCTGCCCGATGACCTGGCCGAGGCGCGGGTCAGCGTGGCGGACGTGGAAGCCAGCTGCGAGTGGACGCCGGAGGGGGTGCGCTGGCTGCCGGGGCCCGATGTCGCCAAACTGGTGCAGCACGCCCGGAGCAGGGAGGGCACGCTCGGAGACAGCGTGCGGGAGCTGAGCCGGTTCGCCGTGCTCGGCAGTCCGTGGAAGCCCCAGGACGACATGGCCGCCGCGGAGTGGGCGAAGTGGCGTCCGACGCAGCACGACACGGCGATGTTCCTCGACGACCTGGCCGGCGACCGGCCGGTCGGCCCGGTCGATCTCCTGCGGGTCGCCGCGCGCTTCGGCTGGCCGATGGGCCGGGCCTGGGACCGGCTCGCGCTCTACCGTCCCTTCGGGGTCGAACTGCTCGTCGAGCGAACGGAGTTCTCCGGAATCCCGCTGTGGCAGGATCTGATCCTGCTCACCGAGGAGTACACCGGCCGCGCCCCGGCACTCGGCGGCCGGGTCTCCGGCGAGCGGATCGCCGTCAGCGCACGGGAACTCGAATGGACCACCGCCGCAGTCGTCGAGCGGCTCAAGCTGTACGCGGGAGTGTTCGGCCTGGAAGTGCCCGACACGTACCCCGACGCCCCGGCACCGACACCGCCCGCGGAGCCGTACCGCGCGGCGGCGAACGAAAGGAGCACCGGATGCCCCCGGCCCACGATCTGA
- a CDS encoding amidohydrolase family protein → MTDDPYLIISSDCHAGLPTEEYRPYLDPRFHRDFDDFLAGRDRRREEMTRLGVRNEAFADKWFHDNEEGLKGGWDAARRLKELDGDGVAAEVVFPDADAVDSRTAAPFGVGLGLSGDQDPELGMAGAQAHNRWLADFVSQNPERHCGVALLPVTGEVDRVVAEIHRAKDSGLGALMIPSMWVDKAPYHDRRYDPVWAAAAETGMPVVTHSGAAPRHEYGDHLGIYVSEVTWWPSRPLWFLLWSGAFERHPGLRFGVAESGCWWLPNLLWFMDRLYLGAHGGKKLSPFAELKRPPHEYLDRQVFICATNTKRRELAQRYEIGVDNILWGSDFPHPEGTWPNTAQWLRDTFHDIPVAETRRMLGLAAAEVFGFDTAKLAPIAERIGPTPADLGQSTDQAAVEASWTRSRETGRHWLTGHDFPVLGAG, encoded by the coding sequence GCGACCGCCGCCGCGAGGAGATGACCCGCCTCGGTGTGCGCAACGAGGCCTTCGCCGACAAGTGGTTCCACGACAACGAGGAAGGCCTGAAAGGCGGTTGGGATGCCGCCCGGCGGCTGAAGGAACTCGACGGCGACGGGGTGGCGGCCGAGGTCGTCTTCCCCGACGCGGACGCCGTCGACAGCCGCACCGCCGCGCCCTTCGGCGTCGGCCTCGGCCTCTCCGGCGACCAGGACCCCGAACTGGGCATGGCGGGCGCGCAGGCCCACAACCGCTGGCTCGCCGACTTCGTCTCGCAGAACCCCGAACGCCACTGCGGGGTCGCCCTGCTGCCCGTCACCGGCGAGGTCGACCGGGTCGTGGCGGAGATCCACCGGGCGAAGGATTCCGGCCTCGGCGCGCTGATGATCCCCTCCATGTGGGTGGACAAGGCGCCCTACCACGACCGCCGTTACGACCCCGTGTGGGCGGCCGCCGCCGAGACGGGGATGCCGGTGGTCACGCACTCCGGGGCGGCCCCGCGCCACGAGTACGGCGACCACCTCGGGATCTACGTCTCCGAGGTCACCTGGTGGCCGTCCCGCCCGCTCTGGTTCCTGCTCTGGTCGGGCGCCTTCGAACGCCACCCCGGGCTGAGGTTCGGCGTCGCCGAGTCCGGCTGCTGGTGGCTGCCGAACCTCCTCTGGTTCATGGACCGGCTCTACCTCGGCGCCCACGGCGGCAAGAAACTCTCCCCGTTCGCCGAACTGAAGCGGCCCCCGCACGAGTACCTCGACCGCCAGGTCTTCATCTGCGCCACGAACACCAAGCGCCGCGAACTCGCCCAGCGGTACGAGATCGGCGTCGACAACATCCTGTGGGGCAGCGACTTCCCGCACCCCGAAGGCACCTGGCCGAACACCGCCCAATGGCTGCGCGACACCTTCCACGACATCCCCGTCGCCGAGACCCGCCGCATGCTGGGCCTCGCCGCGGCCGAGGTGTTCGGCTTCGACACGGCGAAGCTCGCCCCGATCGCCGAACGCATCGGCCCCACCCCCGCCGACCTGGGCCAGAGCACCGACCAGGCGGCGGTCGAGGCGTCCTGGACGCGCTCGCGCGAGACCGGCCGGCACTGGCTGACCGGCCACGACTTCCCGGTCCTGGGGGCCGGCTGA
- a CDS encoding VIT1/CCC1 transporter family protein yields the protein MTDTQAHDEPHGNGLGTRLNWLRAAVLGANDGVVSTAGLVVGVAGATGDRGALLTAGLAGLLAGSMSMAAGEYVSVSTQRDSEMAALATEKRELKEAPEAELVELTGLLEGKGLSHEVAREAALQLTERDALRAHAVVELGIDPDELTNPWHAAGASFLAFTVGALLPLLAIVLPPSSLRLLVTVLSVLAALALTGWWSARLGEARVGPAVLRNMAGGALAMAVTYGAGELLGAVGV from the coding sequence GTGACGGATACCCAGGCGCACGACGAACCGCACGGCAATGGCCTCGGCACGCGGCTGAACTGGCTGCGTGCCGCGGTCCTCGGCGCCAACGACGGGGTGGTCTCCACCGCGGGCCTGGTCGTCGGCGTGGCCGGTGCCACCGGCGACCGCGGTGCCCTGCTCACGGCGGGCCTGGCCGGACTGCTGGCCGGGTCCATGTCGATGGCGGCGGGCGAGTACGTGTCGGTCTCCACCCAGCGCGATTCGGAGATGGCCGCGCTGGCGACGGAGAAGCGGGAGCTGAAGGAGGCCCCCGAGGCGGAACTGGTCGAGCTGACCGGCCTGTTGGAGGGCAAGGGCCTGAGCCACGAAGTCGCCAGGGAGGCGGCCCTCCAGCTCACCGAACGCGATGCGTTGCGCGCCCACGCGGTGGTGGAGCTGGGCATCGACCCGGACGAGCTGACGAACCCGTGGCACGCGGCCGGCGCGAGCTTCCTGGCGTTCACGGTCGGCGCGCTGCTGCCGCTGCTGGCGATCGTGCTGCCCCCGTCGTCGCTGCGGCTCCTGGTGACCGTGCTGTCCGTACTGGCCGCGCTGGCCCTGACGGGCTGGTGGAGCGCCCGCCTGGGCGAGGCACGGGTGGGGCCGGCGGTGCTGCGGAACATGGCCGGGGGAGCGCTGGCGATGGCGGTGACCTATGGGGCGGGGGAGTTGCTGGGTGCGGTGGGGGTCTGA
- a CDS encoding lysoplasmalogenase, translated as MSADAVPDRRERLVRPLFIAFLVASAVDLVGLLADVPAAHVVAKPLLMPLLAGYAAARRGPRLLVAALLFGWGGDTFLLLDADAAFLVGMGSFAAGHVCYLWLFGRARGSLPAAIAYAVVLTAFVVLLWPDLPADLRIPVTGYSLLLTAMAFRAGTLGRYAAAGGALFLLSDALIATGIADWPQLPAPDFWIMLTYIAAQFLLTVGVLAPGPKWGGVTPGAYRERSISS; from the coding sequence ATGAGCGCGGACGCCGTACCGGACCGGCGGGAGCGCCTCGTACGCCCGCTGTTCATCGCCTTCCTCGTGGCCTCGGCCGTCGACCTCGTCGGCCTGCTCGCCGACGTCCCGGCCGCCCACGTCGTCGCCAAGCCGCTGCTGATGCCGCTGCTGGCGGGGTACGCCGCCGCCCGGCGCGGGCCCCGGCTGCTCGTCGCGGCGCTGCTGTTCGGCTGGGGCGGCGACACGTTCCTGCTGCTCGACGCCGATGCCGCCTTCCTCGTCGGGATGGGCTCCTTCGCCGCGGGTCACGTCTGCTACCTGTGGCTCTTCGGACGGGCGCGCGGTTCGCTGCCCGCCGCGATCGCGTACGCCGTCGTCCTGACCGCCTTCGTCGTGCTGCTCTGGCCCGACCTGCCCGCGGATCTGCGGATCCCGGTGACCGGCTACAGCCTGCTGCTCACGGCGATGGCGTTCCGGGCCGGCACCCTCGGCCGGTACGCGGCCGCCGGCGGGGCGCTCTTCCTGCTCTCCGACGCGCTCATCGCCACCGGCATCGCGGACTGGCCGCAGCTGCCCGCCCCCGACTTCTGGATCATGCTCACCTACATCGCCGCGCAGTTCCTGCTGACCGTCGGAGTGCTCGCACCGGGGCCGAAATGGGGCGGTGTCACTCCCGGGGCGTACCGTGAACGAAGTATCAGCAGCTGA
- a CDS encoding sterol desaturase family protein: MPTNLPDVVLWSIPAFVLLTVLEMALHHFHPDEDAAGYEAKDAVTSITMGLGSLAFDLLWKVPIVAIYTAVYELTPLRVPVLWWTVLLMLLAQDFFYYWSHRGHHVIRILWACHVVHHSSRKFNLSTALRQPWTSLTVWPFYLPMIACGVHPAALAFCSSANLVYQFWVHTERIDKLPRPFEYVLNTPSHHRVHHASQGGYLDRNFGGILILWDRFFGSFTAETERPVFGLTKNIDTFNPLRVATHEYAAIARDVRSAGSWSERAGRIFRGPGWQPAGTAARKAAPAQESAG; the protein is encoded by the coding sequence ATGCCGACGAACCTGCCCGATGTAGTCCTCTGGTCCATACCGGCCTTCGTCCTGCTCACCGTGCTGGAAATGGCCCTCCACCACTTCCACCCCGACGAGGACGCGGCCGGATACGAGGCGAAGGACGCCGTCACCAGCATCACCATGGGGCTGGGCAGCCTGGCCTTCGACCTGCTGTGGAAAGTGCCCATCGTCGCGATCTACACCGCGGTCTACGAGCTGACCCCGCTCCGCGTCCCCGTGCTCTGGTGGACCGTGCTGCTGATGCTGCTCGCGCAGGACTTCTTCTACTACTGGTCGCACCGCGGCCACCACGTCATCCGGATCCTCTGGGCCTGCCACGTGGTCCACCACTCCAGCCGGAAGTTCAACCTCTCCACCGCGCTGCGCCAGCCCTGGACCTCGCTGACCGTCTGGCCGTTCTACCTGCCGATGATCGCGTGCGGAGTCCATCCGGCGGCGCTCGCCTTCTGCTCGTCGGCGAACCTCGTCTACCAGTTCTGGGTGCACACGGAGCGCATCGACAAGCTCCCCAGGCCCTTCGAGTACGTACTGAACACGCCCTCCCACCACCGGGTGCACCACGCCTCGCAGGGCGGCTACCTGGACCGGAACTTCGGCGGCATCCTGATCCTGTGGGACCGGTTCTTCGGGTCCTTCACCGCCGAGACCGAGCGGCCCGTGTTCGGGCTCACCAAGAACATCGACACCTTCAATCCGCTCCGCGTCGCCACCCACGAGTACGCCGCCATCGCCCGTGACGTGCGGTCGGCGGGCAGCTGGAGCGAGCGGGCCGGGCGGATCTTCCGCGGGCCCGGCTGGCAGCCGGCCGGAACGGCAGCCCGTAAGGCCGCCCCCGCCCAGGAGAGCGCCGGATGA
- a CDS encoding NACHT N-terminal Helical domain 1-containing protein, whose protein sequence is MLGGRLMDSCAGLPEHERPAAVEAVRDAFAAAGELTADRLFAMDLDPERLAAELPPPAAGLSERAAGLYGELLGRCCVHVVEQLTAEPSFAARAAVEQARAAQRTRELVEDVRNGSARARTRQPWTSSGGTRSSWPRRTAGWACSGWRSGGRRPSGRWRRPASAFRSAVMVPGRTGWNTRPR, encoded by the coding sequence GTGCTCGGCGGCCGGCTGATGGACTCCTGCGCCGGACTGCCGGAGCACGAGCGGCCGGCCGCCGTGGAGGCGGTGCGGGACGCCTTCGCGGCGGCGGGCGAGCTGACGGCGGACCGGCTGTTCGCCATGGACCTCGATCCGGAGCGGCTGGCCGCCGAGCTGCCGCCGCCCGCCGCGGGGCTGTCGGAGCGCGCGGCCGGGCTGTACGGGGAGCTGCTCGGCCGGTGCTGCGTACATGTCGTGGAGCAGCTGACCGCCGAGCCGTCCTTCGCGGCGCGCGCGGCGGTGGAGCAGGCCCGCGCGGCGCAGCGGACGCGGGAGCTGGTGGAGGACGTACGGAACGGGTCGGCCCGCGCCCGGACGCGGCAGCCCTGGACTTCGAGCGGCGGTACGCGGAGTTCATGGCCGCGACGCACTGCCGGATGGGCCTGTTCGGGCTGGCGCTCGGGCGGTCGGCGGCCGAGTGGCCGCTGGAGACGGCCTGCATCAGCCTTTCGGTCAGCGGTAATGGTGCCCGGCAGGACTGGATGGAACACCCGGCCACGGTGA